From Bacteriovorax sp. BAL6_X, the proteins below share one genomic window:
- a CDS encoding DoxX family protein — translation MNRLNSDLGWLVLRVSTALMMLLAHGWGKLANFTTLLTKFPDPIRLGVPFSLTATVFAEVFCQAFIIIGFKTRWFAAISAVTMLVAAFVIHGNDPFASKEKALLYAVIYIAIFFSNGGKYSVKA, via the coding sequence ATGAACAGATTAAATTCAGACCTTGGCTGGCTAGTACTAAGAGTTTCAACAGCTCTAATGATGCTATTAGCTCATGGATGGGGCAAGCTTGCTAACTTCACAACTCTTTTAACAAAATTCCCAGACCCAATTAGACTAGGAGTTCCATTTTCACTAACAGCAACAGTTTTTGCAGAAGTATTTTGTCAGGCCTTCATTATCATTGGTTTTAAAACTCGTTGGTTTGCAGCGATCTCAGCAGTAACAATGCTAGTTGCAGCATTTGTAATTCACGGAAATGATCCATTTGCTTCAAAAGAAAAGGCACTACTATATGCCGTAATATATATTGCTATTTTCTTTTCAAATGGTGGAAAGTATTCTGTTAAAGCATAG
- a CDS encoding NAD(P)H-hydrate dehydratase, which translates to MSNDFPFSLLRKLPLMNKEVNKYSFGHVVVIGGNSGYAGAARLAAEGALRSGAGMVSVLTQKASVSGVLAGRPELMVRGIEANEKGIEHANAILKKATSVVLGPGLGRDEWGRFMWDHFCHLSHNKVVDADALWFLSQAQNPIKLVNAIITPHEGEAARLLNVPREEVSKHRLSSVKKIMKFSSTCVLKGHETLVASQSVAYENKTGNAILAMAGTGDILAGIIGSFLAQGLSLDEAACLGVWVHGRAADLLKESEEGIRGSVASDLFPYIRNTML; encoded by the coding sequence ATGAGTAATGACTTTCCTTTTTCTCTTTTAAGAAAGCTTCCTTTAATGAACAAAGAAGTTAATAAGTATAGCTTTGGTCATGTTGTCGTAATTGGTGGCAATTCAGGCTATGCTGGTGCTGCAAGGCTTGCTGCAGAAGGTGCTCTCAGATCAGGTGCAGGAATGGTGAGTGTGCTTACTCAAAAAGCAAGTGTATCTGGTGTTCTGGCCGGACGCCCAGAGCTTATGGTTCGAGGAATCGAAGCCAATGAAAAAGGCATTGAGCACGCAAATGCTATTTTAAAGAAGGCCACAAGCGTAGTCCTTGGCCCAGGCCTTGGTCGAGATGAATGGGGTCGATTCATGTGGGATCACTTCTGTCATCTCTCTCATAATAAAGTCGTAGATGCGGACGCCCTCTGGTTTTTATCACAGGCCCAGAATCCAATAAAGTTAGTAAATGCTATTATCACACCACATGAAGGTGAGGCAGCAAGGCTTCTAAATGTCCCACGTGAAGAAGTTTCAAAACATCGACTATCATCTGTAAAAAAAATCATGAAGTTTTCAAGTACTTGTGTTCTCAAGGGGCATGAGACTTTAGTGGCCTCACAGAGTGTCGCTTACGAGAACAAAACAGGTAACGCTATTCTTGCAATGGCCGGAACTGGAGATATCCTTGCAGGCATTATTGGAAGCTTCTTGGCCCAGGGATTAAGCTTAGATGAGGCCGCTTGTCTTGGGGTTTGGGTGCATGGCCGGGCCGCTGATTTATTAAAAGAAAGTGAAGAAGGGATTAGGGGAAGTGTGGCCAGTGACCTCTTCCCCTATATTCGAAATACTATGCTTTAA
- a CDS encoding GTPase, with product MQKRSMIISLIGRPNVGKSSVFNRLMKKQFKAITHDMPGVTRDRHYGITTFSDADEDRPLDAILVDTGGFYPTQVDENGKNDQEINANKFFNIMTDHAHQAIEESDLVLFVVDVREGVLPFDKTIANFIRKQKKKMWLIVNKFDSSAQDGDEYAFYELGINNDEMFVTSAAHGLGMENLRENIHREMMAFSESNDVMNISALQKGVTPRENVVAKLALIGAPNAGKSTLLNQLLGSERALVSDIAGTTVDPIDGYFDLFLGEDAKKLDEAKAFFKNDNLLRSQYEDFKKNNPDLYNELISSYDLEEEVETELDDYELEGLEDAMLEQDEELDETSVTRMEAQVFGEESNDAGPGEESSEGEAESLLEAEIEGSHWRSIHIVDTAGIRKQKKIDDFVESQSVYRSLRSIADSDVCIYMIDAVKGVSHQDKRLLDIAIEKGASVIVCLNKVDLMGDTFKDQEARKEWLLNIRDKMPWLNYCDIIPISAKHKRGLKRLKKILAKTIFIRRQSIATGALNRFVFELIERHPIILKGSRGKRFRVKYASQIKADPPTFLFYTNKSKGIPENYRRYLKNGLRGAFPLDNTPIHLIFRTGTDLQNRMKKVSK from the coding sequence ATGCAAAAACGATCAATGATCATCTCATTAATTGGACGACCGAATGTTGGAAAGAGTTCCGTGTTCAACCGATTAATGAAGAAACAATTTAAGGCCATTACACATGATATGCCAGGTGTTACTCGTGATCGTCACTACGGAATTACAACTTTCAGTGATGCAGATGAGGATCGCCCATTAGATGCAATTCTTGTTGATACCGGTGGTTTCTATCCAACTCAAGTTGATGAGAATGGAAAGAATGACCAAGAAATTAATGCAAATAAATTCTTCAACATCATGACAGACCACGCTCATCAGGCGATTGAAGAGTCAGACCTTGTTCTCTTTGTCGTTGATGTTAGAGAAGGTGTTCTGCCGTTTGATAAGACAATTGCTAACTTCATTAGAAAACAAAAGAAGAAAATGTGGCTTATCGTTAATAAATTTGATTCAAGTGCTCAAGACGGCGATGAATATGCATTCTATGAACTTGGTATAAATAATGATGAAATGTTTGTTACTTCCGCGGCCCATGGCCTAGGAATGGAAAACCTTCGCGAAAATATCCACCGTGAGATGATGGCATTTTCAGAATCAAATGATGTCATGAATATCTCTGCTCTACAAAAAGGTGTTACACCTCGAGAAAATGTTGTGGCAAAGCTTGCTCTTATTGGTGCACCAAACGCTGGTAAATCAACTCTTCTAAATCAACTTCTTGGAAGTGAACGCGCCCTTGTTTCTGATATTGCTGGAACAACTGTGGACCCAATTGATGGCTACTTTGATCTTTTCCTTGGAGAAGATGCTAAGAAGCTTGATGAGGCCAAGGCATTCTTTAAGAATGATAATCTTCTACGTTCTCAGTACGAAGATTTCAAAAAGAATAACCCTGATCTTTATAACGAGCTAATTTCTTCTTATGATCTTGAAGAGGAAGTTGAGACTGAGTTAGATGATTATGAATTAGAAGGTCTAGAAGATGCGATGCTTGAACAAGACGAAGAGCTTGATGAAACATCTGTAACTCGTATGGAAGCTCAAGTTTTCGGCGAAGAAAGTAATGATGCTGGCCCTGGAGAAGAATCGAGTGAAGGTGAAGCCGAATCTCTGCTCGAAGCAGAAATCGAAGGCAGCCATTGGCGCTCAATCCACATCGTCGACACTGCAGGTATTAGAAAACAGAAGAAAATTGATGACTTTGTTGAGTCGCAATCTGTATATCGTTCCCTAAGAAGTATTGCAGACAGTGATGTATGTATTTATATGATCGATGCGGTTAAAGGTGTTTCTCATCAAGACAAGCGTCTTCTTGATATTGCTATTGAAAAAGGTGCTTCAGTCATCGTATGTCTTAATAAAGTTGATCTCATGGGGGATACTTTTAAGGATCAAGAAGCACGTAAAGAGTGGCTTTTAAATATTCGCGATAAAATGCCTTGGCTAAATTACTGCGACATCATTCCTATTTCTGCAAAACATAAGAGAGGACTTAAGCGTCTTAAGAAAATCCTTGCAAAGACAATCTTTATTAGAAGACAGTCAATTGCAACGGGTGCTCTAAACCGTTTCGTATTTGAACTTATTGAAAGACACCCAATTATTCTTAAGGGATCACGTGGTAAGAGATTCCGTGTTAAGTACGCATCTCAAATCAAGGCCGATCCACCAACATTCTTATTCTATACGAATAAGTCGAAGGGGATTCCTGAAAACTATCGTCGTTATCTAAAGAATGGCCTTCGTGGTGCATTTCCTCTGGACAACACTCCAATCCACCTGATTTTCAGAACGGGGACAGATTTACAAAACCGCATGAAGAAAGTTTCAAAATAA
- the era gene encoding GTPase Era: MLLENQHPDNKSLMAAIVGAPNVGKSSLVNYLLGMDLSIVTSKPQTTRNKFHAVFTVDHTEVVLVDTPGLHKASQELNKRINQQAVEGVDGVDVNLLLIDLTKDILGQIKDFKEYIGGKELSKTWLVFTKSDRVENAEALPLDKVFEQAKEVIPSIERFFCISTKAGDNVHLLTAALCDEAKPGSHYYLDGAISNKSQRFFATEYIREQAFELLKDELPYEMAVVIDEYKDFKDKTGAFAAHISASILVNRPSQRAIVVGSKGTMIKEIGMRARKKIAAMTDGTVHLNLHVKVSPKWFKNNFVLEELGLPRATNSARVWKKR; encoded by the coding sequence ATGTTATTAGAAAATCAACACCCAGACAACAAATCACTTATGGCCGCTATCGTTGGAGCTCCAAACGTAGGAAAGAGTTCACTTGTAAACTACTTACTTGGTATGGACCTTTCAATTGTAACGAGCAAGCCACAAACAACTCGTAATAAATTTCATGCCGTTTTTACAGTTGATCATACTGAAGTTGTATTAGTAGACACTCCAGGTCTACACAAGGCAAGTCAGGAACTAAATAAAAGAATTAATCAACAAGCAGTAGAAGGTGTTGATGGTGTTGATGTAAACCTTCTTCTTATTGACTTAACAAAAGATATCCTTGGACAAATCAAAGACTTTAAAGAGTATATTGGTGGAAAAGAGTTATCAAAAACTTGGCTAGTATTTACTAAGTCAGATCGTGTTGAAAATGCAGAAGCGCTTCCTCTAGATAAAGTATTTGAACAAGCTAAAGAAGTTATCCCGTCAATTGAGAGATTCTTCTGTATTTCAACTAAGGCCGGAGATAATGTTCACTTACTAACCGCCGCTCTTTGCGATGAAGCGAAGCCGGGTTCTCACTACTACCTAGACGGTGCAATTTCAAATAAGTCGCAACGATTCTTTGCGACGGAATATATTCGTGAACAAGCTTTTGAATTATTAAAAGATGAGCTTCCATATGAAATGGCCGTTGTTATCGATGAGTATAAAGACTTTAAAGATAAGACAGGTGCATTTGCAGCTCACATTTCAGCTTCTATCCTTGTAAACCGTCCATCACAACGTGCAATCGTTGTTGGATCTAAAGGAACAATGATTAAAGAAATTGGTATGCGTGCACGTAAGAAAATCGCTGCTATGACTGATGGGACAGTTCACTTAAATCTACACGTTAAGGTTTCTCCGAAATGGTTTAAGAATAACTTTGTTCTAGAAGAACTTGGTCTTCCTAGAGCAACAAACTCTGCACGTGTTTGGAAAAAAAGATAA
- the rnc gene encoding ribonuclease III — translation MLETTSLGPKGKSNPFAHAFYVHTIANFKQSSDTNASGALEQNHKFLIDTFLKYSNIEEKLLATFNLNFKDNALLMRAFTHSSYAHEAKVKVKSYERLEFYGDSVLGAFVTKNLFLNFDEMNEGQLSKLRSALVNEESLSGLANFLGLSSFLIVGKGELEEEVNSGILCDLFESLLGAVAIDQGVDRADEYLNTVLSMYEKEVGEKFFCEKKLIDFDPKTKLQEETLARFKSLPEYRATKIGQEFKIELYVNEQYICELMSHSKKNGTKEIAKKCLKNNLLDRL, via the coding sequence ATGCTCGAGACGACCTCACTCGGCCCGAAAGGGAAGAGTAATCCATTTGCCCATGCATTTTATGTGCACACGATTGCAAATTTTAAGCAATCAAGTGATACAAATGCTAGTGGTGCATTAGAGCAAAATCACAAATTCTTAATTGATACATTCCTTAAATATTCAAATATTGAAGAGAAGCTTTTAGCTACTTTCAATTTAAATTTTAAAGATAACGCACTTCTGATGCGTGCCTTTACACATAGCTCATATGCTCATGAGGCCAAGGTAAAAGTAAAAAGCTATGAGAGATTAGAGTTTTACGGAGACTCTGTTCTTGGTGCATTTGTGACAAAGAATCTCTTTCTTAATTTTGATGAGATGAACGAAGGCCAGCTTTCAAAGCTTCGTAGTGCTCTTGTTAATGAAGAAAGTCTAAGCGGACTCGCTAATTTCTTAGGTCTATCTTCTTTCTTAATTGTTGGAAAGGGAGAGTTAGAGGAAGAAGTTAATAGTGGAATTCTTTGTGACTTATTTGAATCACTTCTTGGAGCAGTCGCGATAGACCAAGGTGTTGATCGTGCCGACGAGTATTTAAATACAGTTTTGAGCATGTATGAGAAGGAAGTCGGAGAAAAATTCTTTTGCGAAAAGAAGCTAATAGACTTTGACCCAAAGACAAAACTACAAGAGGAAACACTGGCCCGTTTTAAAAGTCTCCCTGAATATCGTGCCACAAAGATTGGACAAGAATTTAAAATTGAGCTCTATGTAAATGAGCAATATATCTGTGAGCTAATGTCTCATAGTAAAAAAAATGGAACAAAAGAAATTGCAAAGAAATGCTTAAAAAATAATTTATTAGATCGTCTTTAA
- a CDS encoding site-specific integrase, translated as MEIATANKNKLEKWQKAFFKKIEAKGRSLNTIKNYRTDLACFNQYVTESAKQTSIEHYSIPEILEYGKYLESKYNSDNSRRRRVQALRIFFDHLVEEGVFNANPVRKIPTSPKFLDIPRPATFSHIKSLWHTLLNDQRMAKNDLEKLKAKRNGIIFSAIYLGGLKVSELSKIKVSSFSFRDEIKAVITHEKRDPYTVTFPAIFGRLFYEYIELLEKVKKEQGHNFPHLLFNANAHKILSGGLSARGMELLFEEWRSQLMIQITPKSLRQSCIFTWLHNGVNETTMKEWLGVSPAYSLKPYKEHMDKHFYNDQFIELAMNEDKLI; from the coding sequence ATGGAAATCGCAACTGCCAATAAAAATAAGTTAGAAAAATGGCAAAAGGCCTTCTTCAAAAAGATTGAGGCCAAAGGCCGAAGTCTTAATACAATAAAGAATTATCGAACAGACCTGGCCTGCTTTAACCAATATGTAACAGAAAGCGCTAAGCAGACAAGTATTGAACACTATTCAATCCCAGAGATTCTTGAATATGGAAAGTACTTAGAGAGCAAGTATAATTCTGATAACTCACGTCGCCGCCGAGTTCAGGCCCTAAGAATTTTCTTCGACCACTTAGTAGAAGAAGGTGTTTTTAATGCCAACCCTGTTCGAAAAATTCCAACTTCACCAAAATTTCTGGATATACCAAGACCTGCAACCTTCTCTCATATAAAGAGTCTGTGGCATACGCTCTTAAATGATCAACGTATGGCCAAGAACGATCTTGAAAAACTAAAGGCCAAGAGAAATGGGATTATCTTTAGTGCCATTTATCTTGGGGGACTTAAAGTAAGTGAGCTTTCAAAAATTAAAGTTTCAAGCTTTTCTTTTAGAGACGAAATCAAAGCAGTCATCACACATGAAAAGCGTGACCCCTATACAGTTACCTTCCCTGCTATATTTGGCCGTTTATTCTATGAGTATATCGAGCTACTTGAAAAAGTAAAAAAAGAGCAGGGCCACAACTTCCCTCATCTTCTCTTTAATGCCAATGCCCATAAGATTCTTTCCGGAGGACTATCGGCCCGTGGCATGGAGTTATTATTTGAGGAGTGGCGCAGCCAATTGATGATTCAAATTACACCAAAGTCACTACGTCAGTCTTGTATCTTTACTTGGCTTCACAATGGAGTTAATGAGACAACAATGAAAGAGTGGTTAGGAGTCTCTCCAGCATATTCTTTAAAACCGTATAAAGAACATATGGATAAGCATTTCTACAATGACCAATTTATTGAGCTTGCCATGAATGAAGACAAGCTCATTTAA
- the fsa gene encoding fructose-6-phosphate aldolase, with protein MQFFIDTGDINEIKEAAKWGIIDGVTTNPSIIAKTGRSQVEVIKDICEIIDGPISAEVIATDKDGMIKEGSELAKIHSNIVIKLPLTEDGIAACKWFSENGIKTNVTLCFSSNQALLAAKNGATYISPFIGRLDDIGADGMTLIQEIRHMYDIYGFETEVLAASVRHADHVKHCSMVGADVATMPFGVIKSLFGHPLTEKGLAQFLADHAKSQK; from the coding sequence ATGCAATTTTTTATCGATACAGGTGATATCAACGAAATTAAAGAAGCAGCGAAATGGGGCATCATTGATGGTGTAACAACAAACCCATCAATCATTGCAAAAACAGGTCGTTCACAAGTTGAAGTTATCAAGGATATTTGTGAAATCATTGATGGGCCAATCTCTGCAGAAGTTATTGCAACTGACAAAGATGGTATGATTAAAGAAGGAAGTGAACTTGCAAAAATTCACAGTAATATCGTTATTAAGCTTCCATTAACGGAAGACGGAATCGCTGCATGTAAGTGGTTCAGTGAAAACGGAATCAAAACTAATGTAACTCTGTGTTTTAGTTCTAACCAAGCTCTGCTAGCAGCTAAGAATGGTGCGACTTATATCTCTCCATTTATTGGAAGATTAGATGATATTGGTGCAGATGGAATGACTCTAATCCAAGAAATCCGTCATATGTATGATATCTATGGATTTGAAACAGAGGTCCTAGCAGCTTCAGTACGTCACGCAGATCACGTGAAACATTGCTCAATGGTTGGTGCAGATGTTGCGACAATGCCATTTGGTGTAATTAAGTCGCTATTTGGTCACCCACTAACAGAAAAGGGACTGGCTCAATTTCTGGCCGATCACGCAAAATCACAAAAGTAA
- a CDS encoding matrixin family metalloprotease, whose translation MKFIKSTFLLACFCAATISCVEEPDKGPSISSLPLRWNASALPLTVKVHNDFSNINDLDGGSDSLPLADEDDGNYLEYDMMEEMQKAWNDADDARDYFVLGHGQAASRDPASDLDDYYDGEIGIYITQDWYADVGFGVLAITSYFAEHKGSYLRMVHGDIIVNLQDYWFTFDNTNETSSYYDMPSVILHELGHLIGLKHTNSKSVESIMYPQLGGGEKKRSLSFYDSKIIQNLYDNATAMSAGVRTAALGSSDETTKSEEPVDKPKLIHGYIELRTDGNCRHYQDGKLIDTHKAF comes from the coding sequence ATGAAGTTTATTAAATCAACTTTTCTATTAGCGTGTTTTTGTGCGGCGACTATCTCCTGCGTTGAAGAACCAGATAAGGGACCTTCAATTAGCTCACTCCCATTGCGCTGGAATGCATCGGCACTACCTTTAACAGTAAAAGTCCACAATGACTTCAGTAATATCAATGATCTTGATGGTGGCTCAGATAGCCTCCCCTTAGCAGATGAAGATGACGGAAACTACCTAGAATACGACATGATGGAAGAGATGCAAAAGGCATGGAATGATGCCGATGATGCTAGAGACTACTTTGTCTTAGGTCATGGCCAAGCGGCTTCCCGCGATCCAGCTTCAGACCTGGACGATTATTATGATGGAGAAATCGGAATCTATATTACACAAGATTGGTATGCAGATGTTGGCTTCGGGGTTCTTGCCATCACCTCCTACTTTGCTGAACATAAGGGCAGTTACCTTAGAATGGTTCATGGTGATATTATTGTCAATTTACAAGACTATTGGTTCACTTTTGATAATACCAATGAAACTTCTTCTTATTATGATATGCCATCTGTTATTCTCCATGAGCTTGGCCATTTAATTGGGCTTAAGCATACTAATTCAAAATCAGTAGAGTCCATCATGTATCCTCAATTAGGTGGAGGAGAAAAGAAAAGATCCTTAAGTTTCTACGACTCAAAAATAATTCAAAACCTCTATGATAATGCAACAGCGATGAGCGCTGGAGTACGGACTGCTGCTCTTGGTAGTAGTGATGAGACAACTAAGTCAGAAGAGCCTGTCGATAAACCTAAACTTATCCATGGCTATATTGAACTACGTACAGATGGAAATTGTCGCCACTACCAAGATGGTAAATTAATTGATACTCACAAGGCCTTTTAG
- a CDS encoding paraquat-inducible protein A has translation MATILDDTDKTSFPIDEETLKDNSKLILCPDCDELYEFKLIAPRQKAVCQCCGYTLYRGDSTILMVKVLTVSGLLLFYPAFFLPVLKIHMAGSNLETSTYQSVFAFATKAYWPIAISVILFAILIPLFRLLVYLSIFIKNKFINQSISKPLLKYLAPSHEWSMVDVYFMGIIVTVSKMVDRSDVELTIGTLSLVLLMINNILLQSVTHFDELWKKLYERN, from the coding sequence ATGGCCACAATTCTAGACGACACAGATAAAACGTCATTTCCAATTGATGAGGAGACGCTAAAGGATAATTCAAAATTAATCCTTTGCCCTGACTGTGATGAACTCTACGAATTTAAATTAATTGCTCCGAGACAAAAGGCCGTTTGCCAGTGCTGTGGATACACTCTCTACCGCGGCGATAGCACAATTCTCATGGTAAAGGTTCTAACGGTATCGGGACTTTTATTATTCTATCCGGCATTCTTTTTACCCGTTTTGAAAATTCATATGGCAGGAAGTAATTTAGAAACATCGACTTATCAGTCTGTCTTCGCTTTTGCCACTAAAGCATATTGGCCAATAGCAATCTCTGTTATTCTCTTTGCGATTCTAATTCCACTTTTTAGATTGCTCGTTTATTTATCAATTTTTATTAAAAATAAGTTTATTAATCAGAGTATTTCTAAGCCACTACTTAAGTACTTAGCCCCTTCTCATGAATGGTCTATGGTCGATGTCTACTTCATGGGTATTATTGTGACGGTTTCGAAAATGGTCGATCGCTCTGACGTTGAACTTACTATTGGGACTCTTAGCCTGGTCTTACTTATGATTAATAACATTCTACTTCAATCAGTTACTCACTTTGATGAATTATGGAAGAAGCTTTATGAGAGGAATTGA
- a CDS encoding paraquat-inducible protein A, translating to MRGIDHQKALCPKCQKVNSILTCTRCGAKIELRNYEGISRCKAYLIAAIALYIPANLLPIMTVLTFNRGTPRTILGGVLNLITLKMYPIAMIVFAASIIVPIFKIISLWYIIDNINTLDERKKKKLTKLYRVVHIVGKWSMLDIFVIALLVILVNVEFISQIKAEPAVLYFTAVVILTILASNEVDTRLIWDNKERYE from the coding sequence ATGAGAGGAATTGATCATCAAAAGGCATTGTGCCCTAAGTGCCAAAAAGTAAATTCAATTCTTACCTGTACGAGATGTGGTGCGAAGATTGAACTTAGAAATTACGAAGGAATCTCTCGTTGCAAAGCCTATCTCATTGCGGCCATTGCCCTCTACATACCAGCAAACCTTCTTCCCATAATGACAGTTCTAACGTTCAATAGAGGCACTCCAAGGACAATCCTCGGTGGTGTTCTAAACTTAATCACATTAAAGATGTACCCTATTGCCATGATTGTATTTGCGGCCAGTATAATTGTCCCAATATTTAAAATCATTTCACTTTGGTATATCATTGATAATATAAATACTTTAGATGAGAGAAAAAAGAAGAAGTTAACAAAGCTTTATCGAGTTGTTCATATCGTTGGGAAATGGTCTATGCTTGATATCTTTGTTATTGCCCTCCTTGTTATACTTGTTAATGTTGAATTCATTTCTCAAATAAAAGCAGAGCCTGCTGTGCTCTACTTCACAGCAGTCGTAATACTAACCATCTTAGCGTCAAATGAAGTGGACACAAGATTAATCTGGGATAATAAGGAAAGATATGAGTAA
- a CDS encoding intermembrane transport protein PqiB yields MSNGKPQVVSKKGINPIWFFPVAAVSIGIWLLYTNLMARASYITINFKNADGIIPGKTTIIYKGTIVGRVKDTELNKNLTSVAVHVEMNPRMRDYLSKDTKFWLVSPTVNLSGISGLGTIISGKFINMHPAKGKFIRNFDALNETPRSLRSDGIYIKLNANKLGSISNGSPIYYNKIQVGEVTSYDLDMERDGVDITVFIESRYQNLIHSTSRFYNVSGMQVDASLTGVKVQTESLASLVKGGISFVNFESDNKTVLKQNFEKSFKLYTSYEETIPGKEIEIEFPLGSAVSKVKTPIKFRSIVIGYVTGSKIDRNKSTLTVQATIKKEFENIVVKGAKFWEVKPKISLSGIESIDALTGNYIAVDIGRSRYNKGKQTDSFKALRQAPLKEVHNKFGQRLSLYSDRRNSLAKGQGVYYRGIQVGVITDVRLNTRAKNIIAEIFVNSPYHRLLKEETKFWNVSGVDVEFGLFSGAKISTQSLETLFSGGVEFATPERFTKRKKNYFKIHKKANSEWLEWKPIIEL; encoded by the coding sequence ATGAGTAACGGAAAACCTCAAGTTGTTAGCAAAAAAGGAATAAATCCAATTTGGTTCTTTCCCGTAGCTGCTGTTTCAATTGGGATCTGGCTTTTATATACAAACTTAATGGCCCGTGCCTCATATATTACAATCAACTTCAAAAATGCAGATGGAATTATCCCAGGTAAGACTACGATTATCTACAAGGGAACAATTGTTGGCCGTGTAAAGGATACTGAGCTTAATAAAAATCTCACAAGTGTTGCTGTCCATGTAGAAATGAACCCTCGTATGCGCGACTACTTATCAAAAGATACGAAGTTTTGGCTTGTAAGCCCCACGGTAAACCTATCAGGTATTTCAGGTCTAGGTACCATTATTAGTGGTAAATTCATTAATATGCATCCAGCAAAGGGAAAATTTATTAGGAATTTTGATGCTCTTAATGAGACTCCACGCAGTCTTAGAAGTGATGGTATCTATATAAAACTCAATGCTAATAAACTTGGCTCTATCTCTAACGGCTCACCAATTTACTACAATAAAATTCAAGTAGGAGAAGTCACTAGTTATGATCTTGATATGGAAAGAGATGGAGTCGATATTACAGTTTTCATTGAAAGCCGTTATCAAAACCTAATTCATTCGACTTCAAGATTCTACAACGTCAGTGGAATGCAAGTTGATGCTTCACTTACGGGGGTAAAAGTACAAACAGAATCTTTGGCCTCACTAGTTAAAGGCGGTATCTCATTTGTAAACTTTGAAAGTGATAACAAGACAGTTCTTAAGCAAAATTTTGAAAAAAGTTTTAAACTCTATACTTCTTATGAGGAAACAATACCAGGAAAGGAAATTGAAATCGAATTCCCACTAGGTAGCGCTGTTTCAAAAGTTAAAACTCCAATTAAATTTAGAAGTATTGTTATTGGATATGTGACAGGATCAAAAATTGATCGTAATAAATCAACACTTACAGTACAAGCGACAATAAAGAAAGAATTTGAAAATATTGTCGTTAAGGGAGCAAAGTTTTGGGAAGTTAAGCCTAAAATTTCCCTTAGTGGGATTGAGTCGATCGATGCCCTTACAGGAAATTATATTGCTGTGGATATCGGCCGTTCAAGATATAATAAAGGTAAGCAAACAGATAGCTTTAAGGCGCTAAGACAAGCACCTCTAAAAGAAGTACACAATAAATTTGGGCAAAGGCTTAGTCTTTATAGTGACCGCAGAAATTCTCTCGCAAAAGGGCAAGGTGTTTACTACCGTGGAATCCAGGTTGGCGTAATCACAGATGTAAGACTCAATACACGAGCTAAGAATATTATTGCTGAGATCTTCGTAAATTCTCCTTATCATAGACTTTTGAAGGAAGAGACGAAATTTTGGAATGTAAGCGGTGTCGACGTAGAATTTGGACTTTTTTCAGGAGCTAAAATAAGCACTCAATCCCTAGAGACTCTCTTCTCTGGAGGAGTTGAATTTGCTACGCCTGAGAGATTCACAAAAAGAAAGAAGAATTACTTTAAAATTCACAAAAAGGCCAATAGTGAGTGGTTAGAATGGAAACCGATTATTGAATTATAA